A genomic segment from Nocardiopsis sp. Huas11 encodes:
- a CDS encoding beta-galactosidase, with protein sequence MSAPLWFGGDYNPEQWPEAVQVEDVELMRVAGVTLATVGVFSWSLLEPAEGEFRFEWLDRVLDRLHGAGIKVALATPTASPPPWFGLAHPDAMPVTADGTRLTHGSRDTYDVCAPAYREASVRVAGALAERYAHHPALAMWHVHNEYGSWTHSEHAARAFRDWLRRRHDDLDTLNRAWTTSFWSQTYTAWEQVQPPRATQYRPNPAHVLDFRRFLSDEMLDHFLDQADVLRRARPEVPVTTNFAFGDWVPVDPWRWAEHLDLISVDDYPDRTGTDGAEQTAFAADLARSWATRVPGPGRPWLLMEQAAGVTYTGEVTRPKPPGEIARHSMTHVARGSQGAMFFQWRASRGGAEQWHSGMVPHAGADSRIFREVCDLGGVLGRIAEAREADVVADAAVTWDPECWWALGSPSLPARTDYLEAVRQVHRVLWRTGRTVDFVRPDRPLPSVPLLVVPALYLLSDEAAQRLADFTAGGGTLVVTYLSGVADPDSTVRVGGYPGALRDLLGVRVEEFFPLFPGETAALDLGSVREEVTQWSERVHLEGADAVARYAGGQLDGEPAVTRHRFGAGEAWYVSARLTDRGLGSLIAEAAGTGPFPEPELDVVRRVGEGGVWVFVTNHGAGSRRIDPVRLGLDSGAHDLVTGRAADGLMVPGGGFAVLRGHAAGN encoded by the coding sequence ATGTCCGCTCCACTCTGGTTCGGCGGCGACTACAACCCGGAGCAGTGGCCCGAGGCGGTTCAGGTCGAGGACGTCGAGCTCATGCGCGTGGCCGGGGTCACCCTGGCCACCGTCGGCGTCTTCTCCTGGTCGCTGCTGGAGCCGGCGGAGGGCGAGTTCCGGTTCGAGTGGCTCGACCGCGTCCTGGACCGGCTGCACGGCGCCGGCATCAAGGTCGCCCTGGCCACGCCGACCGCCTCTCCCCCGCCCTGGTTCGGACTCGCCCACCCCGACGCGATGCCCGTGACCGCCGACGGCACCCGCCTCACGCACGGCAGCCGCGACACCTACGACGTGTGCGCTCCCGCCTACCGCGAGGCGTCGGTGCGCGTGGCCGGAGCACTCGCCGAGCGCTACGCCCACCACCCCGCCCTGGCCATGTGGCACGTGCACAACGAGTACGGGTCCTGGACGCACTCCGAGCACGCGGCCCGCGCGTTCCGCGACTGGCTGCGCCGCCGCCACGACGACCTGGACACGCTGAACCGGGCGTGGACCACCTCCTTCTGGAGCCAGACCTACACGGCGTGGGAGCAGGTCCAGCCGCCCCGCGCCACCCAGTACCGGCCCAACCCCGCTCACGTGCTGGACTTCCGCCGCTTCCTGTCGGACGAGATGCTCGACCACTTCCTGGACCAGGCCGACGTCCTGCGCCGGGCCCGGCCGGAGGTGCCGGTGACCACCAACTTCGCCTTCGGTGACTGGGTTCCGGTCGACCCCTGGCGGTGGGCCGAGCACCTGGACCTGATCTCGGTCGACGACTACCCCGACCGGACGGGGACCGACGGCGCCGAGCAGACCGCGTTCGCCGCCGACCTGGCGCGGTCGTGGGCCACCCGTGTTCCCGGGCCGGGACGTCCGTGGCTGCTGATGGAGCAGGCGGCGGGTGTGACGTACACGGGGGAGGTCACCCGCCCCAAGCCGCCCGGCGAGATCGCGCGGCACAGCATGACGCATGTGGCGCGCGGTTCGCAGGGGGCGATGTTCTTCCAGTGGCGGGCCTCGCGGGGCGGCGCGGAGCAGTGGCACTCGGGGATGGTGCCGCACGCCGGCGCGGACTCGCGGATCTTCCGGGAGGTGTGCGACCTGGGCGGCGTCCTGGGCCGGATCGCGGAGGCGCGGGAGGCCGACGTGGTCGCCGACGCGGCGGTGACGTGGGACCCCGAGTGCTGGTGGGCGCTGGGCAGCCCGTCGCTGCCCGCGCGGACCGACTACCTGGAGGCGGTGCGCCAGGTGCACCGCGTGCTGTGGCGGACGGGCCGCACGGTGGACTTCGTGCGCCCGGACCGCCCGCTCCCCTCGGTCCCGCTGCTGGTCGTGCCCGCCCTGTACCTGCTCTCGGACGAGGCGGCGCAGCGGTTGGCCGACTTCACCGCGGGCGGCGGCACGCTCGTGGTGACCTACCTCAGCGGGGTGGCCGACCCGGACTCCACGGTGCGCGTGGGCGGGTACCCGGGCGCGCTGCGCGACCTGCTGGGGGTGCGGGTGGAGGAGTTCTTCCCGCTGTTCCCCGGGGAGACGGCCGCGCTCGACCTGGGGTCGGTTCGCGAGGAGGTGACGCAGTGGAGCGAGCGCGTCCATCTGGAGGGCGCCGACGCGGTGGCCCGGTACGCGGGCGGGCAGCTGGACGGGGAACCGGCGGTGACCCGCCACCGGTTCGGCGCCGGGGAGGCCTGGTACGTGTCGGCGCGGCTGACCGACCGGGGGCTGGGCAGTCTCATCGCCGAGGCCGCCGGCACGGGTCCGTTCCCGGAGCCGGAGCTGGACGTGGTGCGGCGGGTCGGCGAGGGGGGCGTGTGGGTGTTCGTCACCAACCACGGCGCGGGTTCGCGACGGATCGACCCCGTGCGGCTGGGTCTGGACTCGGGCGCCCACGACCTGGTCACCGGCCGCGCCGCCGACGGCCTGATGGTCCCGGGAGGAGGCTTCGCGGTCTTGCGGGGACACGCCGCCGGTAATTAG